A genomic window from Cupriavidus metallidurans CH34 includes:
- the ilvA gene encoding threonine ammonia-lyase, biosynthetic — MTRTPAKPDYLKKILTAKVYDVAQETELTYAPALSARTGNAVWFKREDTQPVFSFKLRGAYNKMASLTPEELKRGVIAASAGNHAQGVALAAARMQCKAIIAMPTTTPQVKIDAVRERGGEWVQIVLHGESYSDAYLHAAELEKKHKLAFIHPFDDPEVIAGQGTIAMEILRQHPGPIHAIFVAIGGGGLISGIAAYVKAVRPEIKVIGVQTFDSDAMKRSVDAGKRVELKDVGLFSDGTAVKLVGKETFRITRELVDDIILVDTDAICAGLKDVFQDTRSILEPAGALAVAGLKAYAEREKLKHQHLVAIACGANMNFDRLRFVAERAEVGEAREAVFAVTIPEERGSFKRFCEQVGTRSVTEFNYRIADKGVAHIFVGVQIASRAESDKIAANFRRHGFDTLDLSNDELAKQHIRYMVGGHSPLAHDELLYRFEFPERPGALMKFLSSMSPNWNISLFHYRNQGADTSNILVGIQVPKNEKRAFRSFLSTLGYVHWDETDNPVYKLFLS; from the coding sequence ATGACCCGCACGCCCGCCAAGCCCGACTATCTGAAAAAAATCCTGACCGCCAAGGTCTATGACGTGGCCCAGGAGACCGAATTGACCTATGCGCCCGCGCTGTCGGCACGCACCGGCAATGCGGTCTGGTTCAAGCGCGAGGACACCCAGCCGGTGTTCTCGTTCAAGTTGCGGGGGGCGTACAACAAGATGGCGTCCCTCACGCCCGAGGAACTCAAGCGCGGCGTGATCGCTGCTTCGGCAGGCAACCACGCCCAGGGCGTGGCGCTGGCGGCGGCCCGCATGCAGTGCAAGGCGATCATCGCCATGCCGACCACCACGCCGCAGGTGAAGATCGACGCCGTGCGCGAGCGCGGCGGCGAGTGGGTGCAGATCGTTCTGCACGGTGAGTCGTACAGCGATGCCTACCTGCACGCGGCCGAACTCGAGAAGAAGCACAAGCTCGCGTTCATCCACCCGTTTGACGACCCCGAGGTCATCGCCGGCCAGGGCACCATCGCGATGGAGATCCTGCGCCAGCACCCTGGCCCGATCCACGCGATCTTTGTCGCCATCGGCGGCGGCGGCCTGATCTCCGGCATCGCCGCCTACGTCAAGGCGGTGCGCCCCGAGATCAAGGTGATCGGCGTGCAGACCTTCGATTCCGATGCCATGAAGCGCTCGGTGGACGCCGGCAAGCGCGTGGAACTGAAGGATGTGGGCCTGTTCTCGGACGGTACCGCCGTCAAGCTGGTGGGCAAGGAAACGTTCCGCATCACGCGTGAACTGGTCGACGACATCATCCTGGTCGATACCGATGCGATCTGCGCGGGCCTGAAGGATGTGTTCCAGGACACCCGCAGCATCCTCGAGCCGGCCGGCGCGCTGGCCGTGGCCGGCCTCAAGGCGTACGCCGAGCGCGAGAAGCTCAAGCACCAGCACCTGGTGGCGATCGCCTGCGGCGCCAATATGAACTTCGACCGCCTGCGCTTTGTGGCCGAGCGCGCCGAAGTGGGTGAAGCGCGCGAAGCGGTCTTCGCCGTGACGATCCCCGAGGAACGCGGCAGCTTCAAGCGCTTCTGCGAACAGGTCGGCACGCGCAGCGTGACCGAGTTCAACTACCGCATCGCCGACAAGGGCGTGGCGCATATCTTCGTCGGCGTGCAGATCGCCAGCCGCGCGGAGAGCGACAAGATCGCCGCCAACTTCCGCCGCCATGGCTTTGACACGCTCGACCTGTCGAACGACGAACTGGCCAAGCAGCACATCCGCTACATGGTCGGCGGCCATTCGCCGCTGGCGCATGACGAACTGCTGTATCGCTTCGAGTTCCCGGAGCGCCCGGGCGCGCTGATGAAGTTCCTGTCCAGCATGAGCCCGAACTGGAACATCAGCCTGTTCCACTACCGGAACCAGGGCGCGGATACGTCGAACATCCTGGTCGGCATCCAGGTGCCGAAGAACGAGAAGCGCGCGTTCCGCAGCTTCCTTTCGACGCTCGGTTACGTACACTGGGATGAGACCGACAACCCCGTCTACAAGCTGTTCCTTTCCTGA
- the queF gene encoding NADPH-dependent 7-cyano-7-deazaguanine reductase QueF (Catalyzes the NADPH-dependent reduction of 7-cyano-7-deazaguanine (preQ0) to 7-aminomethyl-7-deazaguanine (preQ1) in queuosine biosynthesis), with protein sequence MTLPEHSPLGKPSAYKTEYDASLLFPIPRQPKRAEIGLPEGRALPFFGVDIWNAYEVSWLNLKGKPQVALATFIIPADTPNIVESKSFKLYLNSFNQTKIASPEALQQLLHHDLSEATGGTVQVRLVTEADLGTQKMGELDGLLLDRLDIETDIYEPDPTLLSAEQEESPVEETLVSHLLKSNCLVTGQPDWGSVQIRYVGAPIDQEGLLKYLISFRNHNEFHEQCVERIFTDVMRMCKPVKLAVYARYTRRGGLDINPFRTNYNTPWPDNRRNARQ encoded by the coding sequence ATGACGCTTCCTGAGCACTCGCCGCTGGGCAAGCCCTCGGCGTACAAGACCGAATACGACGCATCATTGCTGTTCCCGATCCCGCGCCAGCCGAAACGCGCGGAGATCGGCCTGCCGGAAGGGCGCGCGCTGCCCTTCTTCGGCGTGGATATCTGGAATGCCTACGAGGTATCGTGGCTGAACCTGAAGGGCAAGCCGCAGGTGGCGCTGGCCACGTTCATCATTCCTGCCGATACGCCGAACATCGTCGAGTCGAAGTCGTTCAAGCTGTACCTGAACTCGTTCAACCAGACCAAGATCGCTTCGCCCGAGGCGCTGCAGCAGTTGCTGCATCACGACCTCTCCGAGGCCACGGGCGGCACGGTGCAGGTCCGGCTGGTGACCGAGGCCGACCTTGGCACGCAGAAGATGGGCGAACTGGACGGGCTGCTGCTGGACCGGCTCGACATCGAGACCGATATCTACGAACCCGATCCGACGCTGCTGTCGGCCGAACAGGAAGAGTCGCCGGTGGAGGAAACGCTGGTGTCGCACCTGCTCAAGTCGAACTGCCTGGTCACGGGCCAGCCAGACTGGGGTAGCGTGCAGATCCGCTACGTGGGCGCGCCGATCGATCAGGAAGGTCTGCTCAAGTACCTGATCTCGTTCCGGAACCATAACGAGTTCCACGAGCAGTGCGTCGAGCGGATCTTCACGGACGTCATGCGCATGTGCAAGCCGGTGAAGCTCGCGGTCTACGCACGCTACACGCGCCGCGGCGGGCTGGACATCAATCCGTTCCGCACCAACTACAACACGCCGTGGCCGGACAACCGGCGCAATGCGCGGCAGTAG
- a CDS encoding XdhC family protein yields the protein MDSVDLEVLKCSVRWQQEGHGVLLVTVVRTWGSSPRPEGAMLAVRDDGHVVGSVSGGCIEDDIIDRVRHEGIHSGLPEAIKYGISAEEAHRFGLPCGGTIELVTEPLSAASGIVDLLDAVENGRLIARTLDMATGAATLGPAEATDGLAFDGKTLLTIHGPRYRMLVIGAGQLSKYLCQIAVGLGFQVTVCDPREEYTETWDIAGVTMVRTMPDDTVMEMKLDERCAVIALTHDPKLDDLALMEALRTPAFYVGALGSRRNNHARRERLKEFDLTELQLARLHGPVGIYIGSRTPPEIAISILAEVVAAKNHVSLPDILQVEGAKAAREIAAGEAACPILPTASAAQP from the coding sequence ATGGACAGCGTGGATCTCGAAGTCCTGAAATGCAGCGTGCGCTGGCAGCAGGAAGGGCATGGCGTATTGCTGGTGACAGTCGTCAGAACCTGGGGGTCGTCGCCCCGCCCCGAAGGCGCGATGCTGGCCGTGCGTGACGATGGCCACGTGGTGGGCTCGGTTTCCGGCGGCTGCATCGAGGACGACATCATCGACCGCGTTCGGCACGAGGGCATCCATTCGGGCCTCCCCGAAGCGATCAAGTACGGCATCAGCGCGGAGGAAGCGCACCGCTTCGGCCTGCCTTGCGGTGGCACGATCGAGCTGGTGACCGAGCCGCTGTCTGCGGCCAGTGGCATCGTCGATCTGCTCGACGCGGTGGAGAACGGCAGGCTCATCGCCCGCACGCTCGACATGGCAACCGGTGCGGCAACGCTCGGGCCAGCCGAGGCCACCGACGGCCTGGCGTTCGACGGCAAGACCCTGCTGACGATCCACGGCCCGCGCTACCGGATGCTGGTGATCGGCGCCGGCCAGCTGTCGAAGTACCTGTGCCAGATCGCCGTGGGGCTTGGCTTCCAGGTCACTGTCTGCGATCCGCGCGAGGAATACACCGAGACCTGGGACATCGCGGGGGTGACGATGGTCCGCACCATGCCGGACGACACGGTCATGGAGATGAAGCTCGACGAGCGCTGCGCGGTGATCGCGCTGACGCACGACCCCAAGCTCGACGACCTGGCCCTGATGGAAGCGCTGCGCACGCCGGCGTTCTATGTCGGCGCGCTCGGCTCGCGACGCAACAACCACGCGCGCCGCGAGCGGCTCAAGGAATTCGACCTGACAGAGCTGCAGCTCGCGCGATTGCATGGGCCGGTGGGTATCTACATCGGCAGCCGCACGCCGCCGGAGATTGCGATCTCGATCCTGGCCGAAGTGGTCGCGGCCAAGAACCACGTCTCGCTCCCTGACATCCTTCAAGTCGAAGGCGCGAAAGCGGCGCGGGAAATCGCCGCTGGCGAGGCGGCCTGCCCAATCCTGCCCACCGCTTCGGCGGCACAGCCATGA
- the otsA gene encoding alpha,alpha-trehalose-phosphate synthase (UDP-forming), whose protein sequence is MGRLVAVSNRVADPRNHAAGGLAVALSDTLNKTGGLWFGWSGKVVDASRGGTPGEGELHQIQAGNVTLATVDLSREDFESYYLGYSNGVLWPVFHYRVDLADFDSGGNLNAYRRVNQLFARKLAPLLKPDDVIWIHDYHLIPLAAELRAIGCGQRIGFFLHIPLPPRLILATIPQHEWLMRALFAYDLLGFQSHDDVEHFSRYVQGEAGAEPMGEYRFRAFHRTVRAQAFPIGIDVDEFIELGRADEARETYEMMRGQYARRRLLLGIDRLDYSKGLPQRLKAFQTLLAEYPENRSSATLIQIAAPSRESVDAYADLRRDMEGITGAINGEYGELDWMPVRYIHRSTARRRLPGLCRACNVALVTPLRDGMNLVAKEYIAAQDPEDPGVLVLSRFAGAAEQLKEALLVNPYDTRATAQAIQQALHMSLSERQARHQKLLERIRQQDVHWWSGEYLRALMETEGG, encoded by the coding sequence ATGGGAAGACTAGTAGCCGTATCGAACCGGGTTGCCGACCCGCGGAATCATGCGGCGGGCGGACTTGCCGTCGCGCTGTCCGACACGTTGAACAAGACCGGTGGATTGTGGTTCGGCTGGAGCGGCAAGGTAGTGGACGCCAGCCGCGGCGGCACGCCCGGAGAGGGCGAGCTGCACCAGATCCAGGCCGGCAATGTCACGCTGGCCACGGTGGATCTGAGCCGGGAGGACTTCGAGTCCTACTACCTGGGCTACAGCAATGGCGTGCTGTGGCCGGTATTCCACTATCGGGTGGACCTGGCCGACTTCGATTCCGGCGGCAACCTGAATGCCTACCGCCGCGTGAACCAGCTTTTCGCGCGCAAGCTGGCGCCGCTGCTCAAGCCCGACGATGTGATCTGGATCCACGACTATCACCTGATTCCGCTGGCTGCGGAATTGCGGGCGATCGGTTGCGGCCAGCGCATTGGCTTCTTCCTGCATATCCCGCTGCCGCCACGGCTGATCCTGGCTACCATTCCGCAGCACGAGTGGCTGATGCGCGCGCTGTTTGCCTATGACCTGCTCGGCTTCCAGAGCCACGACGATGTCGAGCACTTCTCCCGCTATGTGCAGGGCGAGGCCGGCGCCGAACCGATGGGCGAATACCGCTTCCGTGCATTCCATCGCACCGTGCGTGCGCAGGCGTTTCCGATCGGTATCGATGTCGACGAGTTCATCGAACTGGGCCGCGCCGACGAAGCGCGCGAGACCTACGAGATGATGCGCGGCCAGTACGCGCGACGCAGGCTGCTGCTTGGCATCGACCGCCTCGATTACTCGAAGGGCCTGCCCCAGCGGCTCAAGGCTTTCCAGACGCTGCTGGCCGAGTACCCCGAGAACCGTTCAAGCGCCACGCTGATCCAGATCGCCGCGCCGTCACGGGAATCGGTCGACGCCTATGCGGACCTGCGGCGCGACATGGAAGGCATCACCGGCGCGATCAACGGCGAGTATGGCGAGCTGGACTGGATGCCGGTGCGCTACATCCACCGCTCCACCGCGCGTCGCCGCCTGCCGGGCCTGTGCCGTGCGTGCAACGTGGCGCTGGTGACGCCATTGCGCGACGGCATGAACCTCGTCGCCAAGGAATACATCGCGGCCCAGGACCCGGAGGATCCCGGGGTGCTGGTGCTGTCCCGCTTCGCGGGCGCGGCGGAACAGCTCAAGGAAGCGCTGCTGGTCAATCCATACGACACGCGTGCCACCGCGCAGGCGATCCAGCAGGCACTGCATATGTCGCTGTCAGAGCGCCAGGCGCGTCACCAGAAGCTGCTGGAGCGGATTCGCCAGCAGGATGTGCACTGGTGGAGCGGGGAATATCTGCGGGCGCTAATGGAGACGGAAGGGGGGTGA
- a CDS encoding glycoside hydrolase family 15 protein — MNAPPTPAAHHPEAPAFNTDTNCTGRHADPSLSLGMIGNCAFSALVDGRGRIVWCCLPRYDADPVFNALLDSSENGGHFSIEVEDLAKSTQWYEPNTAILRTRLYDKHGHCLEITDFCPRFFRLGRYFRPLTLVRRIRPVRGAPRVRVTVAPRFNWGRIKPQMTRGSSHVRYIGEDLTLRMTTDAPLAYVLSNTPFLVTRNYNFILGPDETLAHGVEETARDFEQETTSYWRIWSRRLAVPREWQDAVIRAAITLKMSLYEETGAIVAAMTTSIPEAPGSGRNWDYRYCWLRDAFFVVRALNSLSEVGTMEDYMRWLTNVVVQAQDGHIQPLYGIGLERELPESVLDHLGGYRNMGPVRVGNQAQEHFQHDVYGNVVLGAAQAFHDHRLLHRGGLTEFHRLEDVGEQAVRVFGTPDAGMWELRTRARVHTSSALMSWAACDRLAKIATKLEHPQRAAYWAEHADRMKQRILAESWSESRQAFAESFGGNVLDASVLLMAEVNFIDPKDPRFIATLKALEETLCDGPYMRRYEAPDDFGKPETAFNICTFWRIDALARIGRREEAREIFEAMLAARNPLGLLSEDTHPVTGEMWGNFPQTYSMVGLINGAVRLSAPWDSVI; from the coding sequence GTGAACGCCCCCCCCACACCTGCCGCGCATCATCCAGAAGCGCCCGCTTTCAATACCGATACCAACTGCACTGGCCGTCACGCCGATCCGTCGCTATCGCTCGGGATGATTGGCAACTGCGCATTCTCGGCACTGGTCGACGGACGCGGCCGCATCGTCTGGTGTTGCCTGCCGCGCTACGATGCCGACCCCGTTTTCAATGCGCTGCTCGATTCGAGCGAGAACGGTGGCCACTTTTCCATCGAGGTGGAAGACCTGGCGAAGTCCACGCAGTGGTACGAGCCGAATACGGCCATCCTGCGCACGCGCCTGTACGACAAGCATGGTCACTGCCTGGAAATCACCGACTTCTGCCCTCGGTTCTTCCGGCTCGGACGCTATTTCCGCCCGCTGACGCTGGTGCGGCGGATCCGGCCGGTCCGTGGCGCGCCACGGGTGCGGGTCACGGTGGCACCGCGCTTCAACTGGGGCCGGATCAAGCCGCAGATGACACGCGGCAGCAGCCATGTGCGCTATATCGGCGAGGACCTGACGCTGCGGATGACCACAGACGCGCCGCTGGCCTATGTGCTGTCGAACACGCCGTTCCTGGTCACGCGCAACTACAACTTCATTCTCGGGCCAGATGAAACGCTGGCGCATGGCGTGGAGGAGACCGCGCGCGACTTCGAACAGGAGACCACGTCCTACTGGCGTATCTGGAGCCGCCGGCTGGCCGTGCCGCGCGAATGGCAGGACGCCGTGATCCGCGCGGCGATCACGCTGAAGATGTCGCTCTACGAGGAGACTGGCGCGATCGTCGCGGCGATGACAACGAGCATTCCCGAGGCGCCCGGCAGCGGCCGGAACTGGGACTACCGCTACTGCTGGTTGCGCGACGCGTTCTTCGTGGTGCGCGCGCTCAACAGCCTGTCCGAAGTCGGCACGATGGAGGACTACATGCGCTGGCTGACGAATGTCGTCGTGCAGGCGCAGGATGGCCATATCCAGCCGCTCTACGGCATCGGGCTCGAACGCGAGCTGCCGGAGAGCGTCCTCGATCATCTGGGCGGATATCGCAATATGGGCCCGGTGCGCGTGGGCAACCAGGCGCAGGAGCATTTCCAGCACGATGTCTACGGCAACGTGGTGCTCGGCGCCGCGCAGGCGTTTCACGACCACCGGCTGCTGCATCGTGGCGGCCTGACGGAATTCCACCGGCTCGAGGACGTCGGCGAGCAGGCGGTGCGCGTGTTCGGCACGCCGGACGCGGGCATGTGGGAGTTGCGCACGCGCGCGCGGGTCCATACGTCTTCGGCGCTGATGAGCTGGGCAGCCTGCGACCGGCTGGCCAAGATCGCCACCAAGCTCGAGCACCCGCAGCGCGCCGCGTACTGGGCGGAACATGCCGACCGCATGAAGCAACGCATCCTGGCCGAATCGTGGAGCGAGTCGCGACAGGCTTTCGCGGAGAGTTTCGGCGGTAACGTGCTCGACGCCAGCGTGCTGCTGATGGCGGAAGTGAATTTCATCGACCCGAAGGACCCGCGTTTCATTGCGACGCTGAAGGCGCTCGAGGAAACGCTCTGCGACGGACCGTACATGCGGCGCTACGAGGCGCCGGACGACTTTGGCAAGCCCGAGACAGCCTTCAATATCTGCACGTTCTGGCGCATCGACGCGCTGGCACGCATCGGCCGTCGCGAGGAAGCGCGCGAAATCTTCGAGGCCATGCTGGCGGCGCGCAATCCGCTCGGGTTGTTGTCGGAGGACACGCACCCGGTCACGGGCGAGATGTGGGGCAACTTCCCCCAGACCTATTCGATGGTCGGCCTGATCAATGGCGCCGTACGGCTGTCGGCCCCCTGGGACAGCGTGATTTGA
- a CDS encoding nucleotidyltransferase family protein: protein MTKPVLSQSDLPIGILLAAGFGRRFDPAGARNKLLEKLPDGRTVAWRSARTLAAALPGSIAVVRPGNPELSEELRRGGCKVVESADAEAGMGAALRAGVTACADARGWVVALADMPWLSMELVRAVALTITSRDTIAAPWRDGQRGHPVGFGAAWREELLKLDGDEGARALLKSQPVTRILTDDDGPFRDVDVPGDLK, encoded by the coding sequence ATGACGAAGCCCGTGCTCTCTCAATCCGACCTGCCCATCGGCATCCTGCTGGCGGCCGGCTTTGGCCGACGCTTCGACCCGGCTGGCGCACGCAACAAACTGCTCGAGAAACTGCCCGACGGCCGCACCGTGGCATGGCGCAGCGCGCGAACGCTTGCGGCGGCGCTACCGGGTTCGATCGCCGTGGTGCGCCCCGGCAATCCCGAGCTATCGGAAGAGCTGCGCCGCGGCGGCTGCAAGGTAGTCGAATCCGCAGACGCCGAGGCCGGCATGGGCGCGGCGCTACGCGCTGGCGTGACGGCCTGCGCCGATGCGCGCGGCTGGGTCGTGGCACTGGCGGACATGCCGTGGCTATCGATGGAACTGGTGCGCGCCGTGGCACTGACGATCACGTCGCGCGACACCATCGCCGCGCCGTGGCGTGATGGCCAGCGTGGGCACCCGGTCGGTTTTGGCGCCGCATGGCGCGAGGAACTGCTGAAGCTCGACGGCGACGAAGGCGCCCGCGCACTGCTCAAGTCACAACCAGTGACGCGCATCCTGACCGACGACGATGGTCCGTTCCGGGATGTGGATGTGCCGGGCGATCTGAAGTAG
- the otsB gene encoding trehalose-phosphatase, whose product MSSLPLIEPDTALFLDFDGTLADLAPRPELVQVEPELVGTLRALHTCLDGALAIISGRPVAELDGFLQPLRLPAAGVHGAELRHDGEALFMPPAPGITALMPRLEAFVARHPGLRIERKSVAVAIHYRQAPELEAQVRAMVADTLHDVDGLEGLPGKMVVEIKPAGVDKGGAIAAFMRMAPFEGRKPLFAGDDVTDEAGFVVARELGGVGVLVGERATAATVSVTGPAALRCWLHRSAHALLALRAQRGGKPQSVSSTSSETEDSL is encoded by the coding sequence ATGTCTTCGCTACCTCTCATCGAACCCGATACCGCGCTGTTTCTGGATTTCGACGGCACGCTGGCTGACCTCGCGCCACGCCCCGAGCTGGTGCAGGTCGAGCCGGAACTGGTTGGCACGCTGCGCGCGCTGCACACCTGCCTGGACGGCGCCCTGGCCATTATCTCGGGCCGGCCCGTTGCCGAGCTCGATGGCTTCCTGCAGCCGCTGAGGCTCCCCGCGGCAGGCGTGCACGGCGCCGAACTGCGCCATGACGGCGAAGCGCTGTTCATGCCACCGGCCCCGGGCATCACGGCATTGATGCCGAGGCTCGAAGCCTTCGTCGCGCGCCATCCCGGCCTACGCATCGAGCGGAAATCCGTGGCAGTCGCCATTCACTATCGACAGGCTCCGGAACTCGAGGCACAGGTGCGAGCGATGGTGGCCGACACCCTGCACGACGTGGATGGGCTGGAAGGCTTGCCCGGAAAAATGGTTGTCGAGATCAAGCCTGCCGGCGTCGACAAGGGGGGCGCGATCGCCGCGTTCATGCGCATGGCCCCCTTCGAAGGACGCAAGCCGCTGTTCGCGGGTGACGATGTCACCGACGAAGCCGGTTTCGTTGTGGCGCGTGAACTCGGCGGGGTGGGCGTGCTGGTTGGCGAGCGCGCCACCGCCGCCACGGTCAGCGTGACCGGGCCCGCTGCGTTGCGTTGCTGGCTTCATCGATCCGCCCATGCTCTTCTGGCGCTCAGGGCGCAACGCGGCGGCAAGCCGCAGTCCGTCTCATCCACTTCGTCCGAAACGGAGGACTCGCTGTGA
- a CDS encoding vWA domain-containing protein — protein sequence MLARNVTHFMRLLRDTGFGLSPAHAVDALEALRHIDIGARDEVRAALAALVLSGPDQRPLFDAAFDLFWRDPDWESKLRAMLLPRVDAGIPPPRRSNRLADALAARQPPSPKPDQPPREERFTAPLTFSDQERLAGRDFETLNAEEWRALQHLVRTRRARLALQKTRRLRPSTCGTHADLRASARLAVRQHGEWLRWKYRKRAERKPPVVLLLDISGSMSQYSRAVLYFCHALTQSRERLHVFLFGTRLTNVTRALRERDPDDAVNLITEQVRDWAGGTRIGAALATFNRQWARRTLSGRATVLLVSDGIDLEHIDLLEQEMARLRRFAHRIIWLNPLLRYEGFTPQARGIQAILPHVDALRAAHNLDSLFALESLLADPARVPPVKASRPQPGYPSWK from the coding sequence ATGCTGGCCCGCAACGTCACGCATTTCATGCGGCTGCTGCGTGACACCGGGTTCGGGCTATCGCCAGCGCATGCCGTCGATGCATTGGAAGCCCTGCGGCATATCGATATCGGCGCGCGCGACGAAGTGCGGGCCGCGCTGGCGGCGCTGGTGCTATCGGGCCCCGATCAGCGCCCGCTGTTCGATGCCGCCTTCGACCTGTTCTGGCGCGACCCCGACTGGGAAAGCAAGCTGCGGGCGATGCTGCTGCCGCGCGTCGATGCCGGGATTCCGCCGCCCCGACGCAGCAACCGCCTGGCCGATGCCCTGGCCGCCCGGCAACCGCCATCGCCAAAGCCGGACCAGCCGCCCCGTGAGGAACGCTTCACCGCCCCGCTTACGTTCTCCGATCAGGAGCGTCTGGCGGGGCGCGACTTCGAAACCCTGAACGCCGAAGAGTGGCGCGCGCTCCAGCATCTGGTGCGCACACGGCGCGCGCGTCTGGCCCTGCAGAAGACACGGCGTCTGCGCCCATCCACCTGCGGGACGCACGCCGACCTGCGCGCGAGCGCGCGACTGGCGGTGCGCCAGCATGGTGAATGGCTGCGCTGGAAGTACCGCAAGCGTGCCGAGCGCAAGCCGCCCGTGGTCCTGCTGCTCGATATCTCTGGCTCGATGAGCCAGTACTCGCGCGCCGTCCTCTACTTCTGCCACGCGCTGACGCAGTCCCGCGAGCGACTGCACGTCTTCCTGTTTGGCACGCGGCTGACCAACGTGACGCGCGCGCTACGCGAACGCGATCCGGACGACGCGGTGAACCTGATCACCGAACAGGTCCGTGACTGGGCTGGCGGCACCCGAATCGGTGCCGCGCTGGCCACGTTCAACCGGCAATGGGCGCGTCGCACGCTGTCCGGCCGCGCCACGGTGCTGCTGGTCAGCGACGGTATCGATCTGGAGCACATCGATCTGCTCGAACAGGAGATGGCCCGCCTGCGCCGATTTGCGCATCGCATCATCTGGCTCAATCCGCTGCTGCGCTATGAAGGCTTCACGCCGCAGGCGCGCGGCATCCAGGCGATCCTGCCCCACGTCGACGCGCTGCGTGCGGCGCACAACCTGGACAGCCTGTTCGCGCTGGAATCGCTGCTGGCCGATCCCGCGCGCGTTCCGCCTGTCAAAGCATCACGCCCCCAACCAGGATATCCATCATGGAAATGA
- a CDS encoding CoxG family protein: MEMTQTQRLPVPQQVAWDALNDTALLKQCIPGCESIEPDGDNAYQLALTAAVGPVKARFKGRMALQDIQAPESYTIQFDGQGGAAGFGKGSAQVKLTPEGDETLLTYVVHAQVGGKIAQIGSRLVDAAARKMADTFFARFTEAVGGGGANEDDDNTETEQSADAGKTTDGGDDTGTKRKRSWTAWISKS; encoded by the coding sequence ATGGAAATGACCCAGACCCAGCGACTGCCCGTGCCCCAGCAGGTCGCCTGGGATGCACTGAACGACACAGCGCTGCTCAAGCAATGTATTCCGGGATGTGAGAGCATCGAGCCCGACGGCGACAACGCCTACCAACTGGCGCTGACCGCCGCCGTCGGACCGGTCAAGGCGCGCTTCAAGGGGCGCATGGCGCTGCAGGACATCCAGGCGCCGGAGAGCTACACGATCCAGTTCGACGGACAGGGCGGCGCGGCCGGATTTGGTAAGGGGTCCGCGCAGGTCAAGCTCACGCCCGAAGGCGACGAGACGCTGCTCACCTACGTGGTTCACGCGCAGGTCGGCGGCAAGATCGCGCAGATCGGCTCGCGGCTGGTGGATGCCGCCGCGCGCAAGATGGCCGATACATTCTTCGCCCGCTTCACCGAGGCGGTTGGTGGCGGTGGCGCGAATGAAGACGACGACAATACGGAAACGGAACAATCAGCCGACGCGGGGAAAACGACCGACGGCGGCGATGACACAGGAACAAAGCGGAAACGATCATGGACAGCGTGGATCTCGAAGTCCTGA